From the genome of Pelobates fuscus isolate aPelFus1 chromosome 6, aPelFus1.pri, whole genome shotgun sequence, one region includes:
- the CDC6 gene encoding cell division control protein 6 homolog, whose product MPSTRSKTQTCIEYPKKKNARSQTWDKAQGKGIVDPGSFVGNCISPVSKALPLSPRKRLGEDNLCNIRPLSQCSPPKLSRNENGIASPAKGRRLLFNENQALEAHTSPLKEQNSKISSPLRREQETPTSANHRNLQERKSVCTRLFKQEGSCYQQAKHALNTALPERLLAREKETTIIQNFLKKHVSCGKPGSLYISGAPGTGKTACLNILLQENQDLKHCKTVYINCMSLHSSQAVFPAIAEEISGEAKNATGKEIRNLEKLVTSKGPIIVLVLDEMDQLDSKGQDVLYTVFEWPWLPNSRMVLIGIANALDLTDRILPRLQAHPHCRPQLLNFSPYTKDQIATILQSRLAQVSGDQVLDNAAIQFCARKVSAVSGDARKALEICRRAVEIVESDVRSQTVLKPLSECLSPKKEAVCPVPKKVSLPHISRVISDVYGDKMVANGGTAEKFPLQQKLVVCALLLMTQHSKIKEVTLGKLHEAYSKVCRKQQMPPVGQSECLSLCQLLETRGILGLKKAKETRLTKVSLKIEEKDVEHAFKDKALIGNVLHAGL is encoded by the exons ATGCCAAGCACCAGGTCAAAGACTCAAACCTGTATTGAGTACCCAAAGAAGAAGAATGCGAGGTCACAAACTTGGGATAAGGCACAAGGGAAGGGCATTGTGGACCCTGGAAGCTTTGTGGGAAATTGTATTTCTCCTGTCTCAAAGGCACTTCCCTTGAGTCCCAGAAAGAGGCTTG GTGAAGATAATCTTTGCAACATCCGTCCTCTATCTCAGTGCTCTCCTCCCAAGTTAAGTCGCAATGAGAATGGGATAGCTAGTCCTGCCAAAGGGAGACGTTTGCTGTTTAATGAAAACCAAGCTTTAGAAGCACATACTTCTCCTTTGAAGGAGCAAAATTCCAAAATCTCTTCTCCTCTTAGAAGGGAACAAGAAACCCCAACCAGTGCAAATCACCGTAACCTACAAGAGCGCAAGAGTGTGTGCACTAGACTTTTTAAGCAAGAGG GCTCTTGTTACCAGCAAGCCAAACATGCTCTGAACACAGCGCTACCAGAGCGTCTCCTGGCCAGAGAGAAAGAGACAACTATTATTCAGAACTTCTTGAAGAAACATGTGTCTTGTGGGAAGCCTGGGAGTTTGTACATTTCTGGAGCTCCAGGAACTGGCAAAACAGCCTGCCTAAACATACTGCTGCAAGAGAACCAG GATTTAAAACACTGCAAGACTGTGTACATCAACTGCATGTCCCTGCACAGCTCCCAGGCAGTCTTTCCAGCTATAGCAGAAGAAATTTCAGGGGAAGCGAAAAATGCTACCGGAAAGGAAATCAGAAATCTAGAAAAGCTGGTGACCTCAAAGGGACCCATCAT TGTCCTTGTGTTGGATGAGATGGATCAGCTGGACAGCAAAGGTCAAGATGTTCTCTATACCGTGTTTGAGTGGCCATGGCTTCCTAACTCTAGGATGGTCTTGATTG GCATTGCAAATGCTCTGGATTTAACAGACCGAATCCTGCCAAGGCTTCAGGCCCATCCTCACTGCAGGCCCCAGTTGTTGAATTTTTCCCCATATACCAAGGACCAGATTGCTACAATACTGCAGAGCAGACTGGCACAG GTCTCAGGTGATCAAGTTCTTGATAATGCAGCAATTCAGTTTTGTGCCCGAAAAGTGTCAGCTGTTTCTGGAGATGCCCGGAAGGCACTGGAAATCTGCAG GAGAGCAGTAGAAATTGTGGAATCGGATGTGAGGAGCCAGACTGTCCTGAAGCCTCTGTCTGAAT GCCTGTCCCCTAAAAAAGAAGCTGTGTGTCCTGTCCCAAAGAAGGTCAGCTTGCCCCACATCTCCCGTGTTATTTCAGATGTATATGGTGACAAAATGGTTGCTAATGGGGGAACAGCTGAAAAATTTCCACTGCAACAAAAACTGGTAGTGTGTGCGCTTCTGCTAATGACACAACATAGCAAGATTAAAGAGGTTACTCTGGGCAAG CTGCACGAGGCTTATAGTAAGGTGTGTCGCAAGCAACAAATGCCACCAGTGGGCCAATCTGAATGCCTGTCCCTTTGCCAACTCCTGGAAACTAGAGGAATTTTGGGTCTAAAGAAAGCCAAAGAGACGCGACTTACAAAG GTATCTCTTAAGATCGAAGAGAAAGATGTTGAGCACGCATTCAAAGATAAAGCCTTAATCGGAAATGTTTTACATGCAGGTCTTTAA